One segment of Paenibacillus sp. FSL R7-0337 DNA contains the following:
- a CDS encoding metalloregulator ArsR/SmtB family transcription factor: protein MNSDIQQFKTEFFKALAHPMRIRILELLSEGEKNVNELQAILGSEGSAVSQQLAVLRAKNVVTSVKEGTTVIYALRDPLIKELLAVARQIFDNHLVSTISLLEGIRSE from the coding sequence ATGAACAGCGATATTCAACAATTTAAGACGGAATTCTTCAAGGCGCTGGCTCACCCGATGCGGATTCGGATTCTGGAGTTGCTTAGCGAAGGCGAGAAGAATGTGAACGAGCTGCAGGCGATTCTGGGCTCCGAAGGCTCTGCGGTATCCCAGCAGCTGGCCGTCCTCCGGGCCAAAAATGTGGTCACCAGCGTCAAGGAAGGGACCACTGTCATCTATGCCCTCCGTGATCCTCTGATCAAGGAGCTTCTGGCTGTAGCCAGGCAGATTTTCGACAATCATCTGGTGAGTACCATTTCCCTGCTCGAAGGCATCCGCAGCGAATAA
- a CDS encoding SulP family inorganic anion transporter, with protein sequence MTGWGRFKGYNIASLRKDIISGTIVGVIAIPLGMAFAIASGVKPEYGIYTTIVAGILISLFGGSRFQIGGPTGAFIPILFAIAMQYGYENLLIAGMMAGVILVLMGVLRLGVLIKFIPKPVTIGFTAGIAVIIFSGQIANFLGLRDMKRHESFIDNMKEIGAHLSTINLYSILTAGVCLAVVVLGLKFAPKVPGSLIGLLCATVIAALFFSGKVTTIGSAYGDIPNTLPSFHFPVITWEKIKLLIRPAFVIALLGAIESLLSAVVADGMSGSRHDSNRELIGQGVANIAAPLFGGIPATGAIARTATNIRSGAASPLSGIIHGVVVFLILLLFAPYASSIPLAAMAPILMVVAWNMSERKEFLHLLKLKTGDSLVLAITFLLTVFADLTVAVEVGLILAVVLFVKRMGEVHRISKVLPDPSSVKVEAHMVTESHDCPQIGIYNVEGPLFFGAAYRFDHTMPELGPDQPKLILLRMGKVPLMDTTGEANLAALVKDLQAAGGRLMISGIQSQPLELLKRTGLYDRIGASQFYDHTGEAINDALGSVNPSRCRGCTHAAFRECSALSGLEESSSRSAAFKGRTPAVARKLSGGV encoded by the coding sequence ATGACAGGGTGGGGCCGTTTCAAAGGCTATAACATTGCTTCGCTGCGCAAGGATATCATTTCAGGGACAATCGTCGGCGTTATTGCCATCCCTCTCGGGATGGCATTTGCTATTGCTTCCGGTGTGAAGCCGGAGTACGGAATTTATACAACCATTGTGGCCGGTATACTGATTTCCTTATTCGGCGGGTCCAGGTTCCAGATTGGCGGGCCTACGGGTGCATTCATTCCTATTTTGTTCGCCATTGCGATGCAGTACGGGTATGAGAATCTGCTGATTGCCGGAATGATGGCCGGGGTAATTCTTGTCTTGATGGGTGTTCTGCGGCTGGGGGTATTGATTAAGTTCATTCCGAAGCCGGTGACTATTGGTTTTACGGCCGGGATTGCCGTTATTATTTTCAGCGGGCAGATTGCGAACTTCCTTGGCCTGAGGGATATGAAGCGGCATGAAAGCTTTATCGACAATATGAAGGAGATCGGGGCGCATCTCTCCACAATCAATCTGTATAGCATTCTGACTGCGGGAGTATGTCTCGCCGTAGTGGTGCTGGGGTTGAAATTTGCTCCGAAGGTGCCGGGTTCTCTGATCGGACTGTTGTGTGCTACGGTTATCGCTGCCCTGTTCTTCAGCGGCAAGGTGACGACCATCGGCTCTGCCTACGGAGATATTCCGAATACACTCCCTAGCTTTCACTTCCCGGTCATTACATGGGAGAAAATCAAGCTGCTGATCCGTCCGGCCTTTGTCATTGCACTGCTGGGGGCCATTGAGTCGCTGCTCTCCGCAGTCGTGGCCGACGGCATGTCGGGCAGCCGCCATGACAGCAACCGGGAGCTGATCGGTCAGGGGGTCGCCAATATCGCTGCGCCGTTGTTCGGCGGGATACCGGCTACCGGCGCGATTGCCAGAACCGCCACCAATATCCGCAGCGGCGCCGCGTCCCCGCTCTCCGGGATCATTCACGGTGTAGTGGTGTTCCTGATCCTGCTGCTGTTCGCCCCGTACGCCTCCAGCATTCCGCTGGCAGCGATGGCCCCGATTCTGATGGTCGTAGCCTGGAATATGAGTGAACGCAAGGAATTCCTTCATCTTCTGAAGCTGAAGACCGGGGATTCGCTGGTGCTGGCGATTACCTTCCTGCTGACGGTATTCGCCGATCTGACCGTGGCGGTAGAGGTGGGGCTGATCCTGGCCGTTGTCCTCTTCGTCAAGCGTATGGGCGAGGTACACAGAATCTCCAAGGTGCTGCCTGACCCGTCTTCCGTCAAGGTCGAGGCCCATATGGTAACCGAGAGCCACGACTGTCCGCAGATCGGAATCTACAATGTGGAGGGACCGCTGTTCTTCGGAGCCGCTTACCGCTTCGACCACACCATGCCCGAGCTCGGCCCGGATCAGCCTAAGCTTATCCTGCTGCGCATGGGCAAGGTGCCGCTGATGGATACGACAGGCGAGGCCAATCTGGCAGCGCTGGTGAAGGACCTGCAGGCGGCAGGCGGCAGGCTGATGATCTCAGGCATCCAGAGCCAACCGCTTGAGCTGCTCAAGAGAACAGGACTGTATGACCGGATCGGTGCCTCCCAGTTCTATGATCATACCGGCGAAGCGATCAATGATGCGCTGGGCAGCGTGAACCCCAGCCGTTGCCGGGGCTGCACACATGCGGCCTTCAGAGAATGCAGCGCCCTCTCGGGGCTGGAGGAATCCTCATCGCGCAGCGCGGCCTTCAAGGGCCGCACTCCGGCGGTGGCCCGCAAGCTGAGCGGCGGGGTATAA
- a CDS encoding DUF1361 domain-containing protein, with amino-acid sequence MKELNYTKVFILLAAMTAATLAVYRVVSRQTDTFYAFLIWNLFLAWVPFFFSMAAHELDKRKIGGLLILPLGVAWLLFFPNAPYIMTDLIHLTVRKSKYIVGGTIQNRYWYDLTTLLLFTWSGWLTGFFSLYQFQHVIYRKSNMLLSWVFVLFACVMGGYGVLLGRVYRLNSWDVLTDRHQLYRLVMDSLNRQSVFFSLFIAFVLLVIYATMYCLLNGLGGGSRRSYSESRRKIG; translated from the coding sequence ATGAAAGAACTGAATTACACCAAGGTCTTCATCCTTCTGGCTGCTATGACGGCGGCAACGCTGGCGGTATACCGCGTAGTTTCGCGGCAGACGGATACGTTCTATGCCTTTCTGATCTGGAATCTGTTTCTGGCCTGGGTGCCGTTCTTCTTCTCCATGGCCGCGCATGAGCTGGATAAGCGGAAGATCGGGGGGCTGCTGATTCTGCCGCTGGGCGTTGCCTGGCTGCTGTTTTTTCCGAATGCGCCTTATATTATGACCGATCTGATTCATCTGACCGTCCGCAAAAGCAAGTATATCGTCGGCGGAACGATCCAGAACCGATACTGGTATGATCTGACCACCCTCCTCCTGTTCACCTGGAGCGGCTGGCTGACCGGATTCTTCTCCCTGTACCAGTTCCAGCACGTGATATACCGGAAAAGCAACATGCTGCTCTCGTGGGTCTTCGTCCTGTTCGCCTGTGTTATGGGCGGCTACGGCGTCCTGCTCGGCAGAGTCTACCGGCTGAACAGCTGGGATGTGCTGACGGACCGCCATCAGCTGTACCGGCTGGTCATGGACAGCCTGAACCGGCAGTCTGTGTTCTTCAGCCTGTTCATCGCTTTTGTCCTGCTGGTGATCTATGCCACGATGTATTGCCTGCTGAACGGGCTGGGGGGCGGGAGCCGCAGGAGTTATTCCGAGAGCCGGAGGAAGATAGGTTAA
- a CDS encoding MGMT family protein — translation MTPFTRKVILIIQSIPEGSVMTYGGIARAAGSPRAARQVVRILHSMSRKYKLPWHRVINAKGMISLTEDESASLQQLYLTGEGVSFDERGMVDLERYQYVPAPELEMDMELPPELGDEEDI, via the coding sequence ATGACACCATTCACACGAAAAGTTATCCTCATCATTCAATCGATTCCGGAAGGCTCCGTCATGACCTACGGCGGAATTGCCCGGGCGGCCGGAAGCCCCCGGGCAGCACGGCAGGTCGTGCGCATTCTGCACTCCATGAGCAGGAAGTACAAGCTGCCGTGGCACAGGGTTATCAACGCCAAAGGCATGATCTCGCTCACCGAAGACGAGTCCGCCTCCCTGCAGCAGCTGTACTTAACCGGAGAGGGCGTTAGCTTCGATGAACGGGGCATGGTTGACCTGGAGCGCTACCAATATGTTCCGGCTCCTGAGCTAGAGATGGACATGGAGCTTCCGCCTGAACTCGGCGATGAGGAGGACATTTAA